AGATAAATGGGGAGAGTTTAAAGAAAAATACCCAATTAGGCCAACAGTATTGTCAGAAGTAAAAAAGATGCTAACTTGTAAAGATATGAGTGAAGGATATAGCAAATTTTGTTGTCCGACATGTAATGAAGTCAGATATGTAGGCTTTACCTGTAAGAGTCGCTTCTGTACATCTTGTGGTCGGAAAGCAACAGAACAGTGGGTAGAAAAATTAAGCA
This window of the Anaerobranca gottschalkii DSM 13577 genome carries:
- a CDS encoding transposase zinc-binding domain-containing protein, with protein sequence MATGIIKQIFEDKWGEFKEKYPIRPTVLSEVKKMLTCKDMSEGYSKFCCPTCNEVRYVGFTCKSRFCTSCGRKATEQWVEKLS